One genomic window of Punica granatum isolate Tunisia-2019 chromosome 1, ASM765513v2, whole genome shotgun sequence includes the following:
- the LOC116208254 gene encoding DEAD-box ATP-dependent RNA helicase 1-like yields MSSQICESKLKPIYLVSLLQSLGWERCIVFTSSVEPTHRLCNLLNFFSDLQLKIKEYSGLQRQSVRSKTLKAFREGDVQVLVSSDAMTRGMDVEGVKNVVNYDMSPYIKTYIHPAGRTARAGQSGRCFNLLRKEEVKRFKKLLQKADNNSCPVYSVPSSSIESLHTTYTSVLEKLKEVVESEASKKRKIGMKPLQARDQKKQREK; encoded by the exons ATGTCTTCACAGATATGCGAATCAAAGCTGAAACCCATCTACTTGGTCTCGCTTCTGCAAAGTCTCGGATGGGAGAGGTGCATTGTCTTCACATCATCTGTGGAGCCTACACACCGTCTATGCAACCTACTAAATTTCTTTTCCGATTTGCAACTGAAGATCAAAGAGTATTCAGGCCTTCAACGCCAATCAGTAAGGAG TAAGACATTGAAAGCATTCAGAGAAGGTGACGTACAAGTTCTCGTTTCGTCGGATGCAATGACTCGTGGAATGGACGTGGAAGGGGTGAAGAATGTTGTAAATTACGATATGTCCCCATACATCAAGACTTATATCCATCCAGCTGGTCGTACGGCACGAGCTGGGCAAAGTGGCCGGTGCTTCAATTTGTTGCGTAAAGAAGAG GTCAAGCGTTTCAAGAAGCTGTTGCAGAAAGCTGACAACAATTCATGCCCTGTTTATTCTGTTCCTTCAAGTTCTATCGAGTCCCTGCACACTACTTACACATCTG TGCTGGAGAAATTGAAAGAAGTAGTTGAATCTGAGGCATCAAAGAAGCGCAAGATTGGAATGAAGCCTCTACAAGCGAGGGATCAGAAGAAACAACGCGAAAAGTAG